Proteins encoded together in one Sulfitobacter sp. THAF37 window:
- a CDS encoding helix-turn-helix domain-containing protein, which yields MSYESEKLAATLKAAREKKGLSQRALSAHAGVPQSHISKIESGAVNLTVSSLTAIANALDLELALVPRKAAPAVRTITRSINDVPKATPEARKEIARLAKQLEHIQSLKIDSPVFENLQRQFREMRQFENLIRNTDTLRSIREALKAVENAGGVAALQEASKQMNSFRNALAHGIADEERTRLPRPAYRLDGDNDE from the coding sequence ATGAGCTATGAGAGCGAGAAACTGGCGGCGACACTGAAAGCTGCCCGCGAAAAGAAGGGGCTGAGCCAGCGCGCGCTGAGCGCCCATGCAGGCGTGCCGCAGTCGCATATCTCCAAGATCGAGAGCGGCGCTGTGAACCTCACCGTCTCAAGTCTGACCGCCATCGCCAACGCCCTTGATCTGGAACTGGCGCTTGTTCCGCGCAAGGCCGCGCCTGCCGTAAGAACGATCACCCGTAGCATAAACGACGTGCCGAAGGCCACGCCGGAGGCGCGTAAAGAGATTGCCCGGCTCGCCAAGCAGCTTGAGCACATCCAGTCGCTCAAGATCGATAGTCCCGTCTTCGAAAACCTGCAGCGGCAGTTTCGCGAGATGCGACAGTTCGAGAACCTGATCCGGAATACCGACACATTGCGCAGCATACGTGAAGCGCTCAAAGCCGTGGAGAACGCGGGTGGCGTTGCCGCGCTGCAGGAAGCGTCAAAGCAGATGAACAGTTTCCGCAACGCACTCGCCCATGGCATAGCCGATGAGGAACGGACGCGCTTGCCGCGTCCTGCCTATCGCCTTGATGGAGACAACGATGAGTAA
- a CDS encoding multiubiquitin domain-containing protein, which translates to MPKDEKGKPEKEYTIVVNGREKTVTATELGEDDLVALAYENPPTGELICFTITYRRGQGNKPEGTLDEGDTVKLKEGMIFNVTATDKS; encoded by the coding sequence ATGCCGAAGGACGAAAAAGGCAAACCGGAAAAAGAGTACACGATTGTTGTGAACGGCCGCGAGAAGACGGTGACGGCGACAGAACTTGGCGAGGACGATCTGGTCGCGCTTGCTTACGAAAACCCGCCCACGGGCGAGTTGATCTGCTTCACCATTACCTACCGGCGCGGCCAGGGCAACAAGCCCGAGGGCACGCTGGATGAGGGCGATACCGTGAAGCTGAAGGAGGGCATGATCTTCAATGTCACGGCAACTGATAAGTCGTAA
- a CDS encoding ImmA/IrrE family metallo-endopeptidase, which translates to MTKPKSPQRWAYDLTIILNTLGGDDRFPVNVEALAYDFSKQRFPDDPISLVQGAPLKGFEGALMKAPPGEMGWGIFYNSDTASPGRINFTLAHEFGHYLLHRQDHPDGIQCSTEDMERWDSKYRQIEKEANEFAANLLMPLDDFRAQIAPKSQPELEALGACADRYGVSLIAATLRWLQYTERRAVLVKSIDGFIHWARSSDRALRTGAYFKTAGRPPIEIPATAIPATETELVRRKATREHESGSWFKEPCTEHALVSEVHDFALSLIHLGDAPSRFEPAEEAEEDTYDRMVSRTPGSSWLG; encoded by the coding sequence ATGACCAAGCCGAAGTCGCCGCAACGATGGGCATACGACCTGACCATCATCCTGAACACCTTGGGTGGCGACGACCGCTTTCCGGTCAATGTTGAAGCGCTTGCCTACGATTTTTCAAAGCAGCGCTTTCCTGACGATCCGATAAGTCTTGTGCAGGGTGCCCCGCTGAAGGGATTCGAGGGCGCCTTGATGAAGGCCCCGCCTGGCGAAATGGGCTGGGGCATCTTCTACAATTCGGACACAGCATCGCCGGGGCGCATCAACTTTACCCTCGCCCACGAGTTCGGGCACTACCTCTTGCACAGGCAGGATCATCCTGACGGTATCCAGTGCAGCACCGAGGACATGGAACGCTGGGACAGCAAATATCGGCAGATCGAGAAAGAAGCGAACGAGTTCGCCGCAAATCTCCTCATGCCACTGGATGACTTCCGTGCGCAGATCGCTCCGAAGTCTCAGCCTGAACTAGAGGCCTTGGGCGCATGCGCGGACCGCTACGGCGTTTCCCTGATCGCGGCGACGCTGCGCTGGCTGCAGTACACCGAGCGCCGGGCAGTTCTTGTGAAATCTATTGATGGCTTCATTCATTGGGCGCGGTCGAGTGATCGCGCCTTGCGCACTGGCGCCTACTTCAAGACGGCTGGCCGACCGCCAATCGAGATACCGGCGACCGCGATACCGGCAACGGAAACTGAACTGGTTCGGCGAAAAGCAACGAGAGAGCATGAGTCAGGAAGCTGGTTCAAAGAGCCCTGCACCGAACATGCTCTGGTCTCCGAAGTCCACGACTTTGCGCTTTCCCTAATCCATCTTGGGGACGCGCCGTCACGCTTCGAGCCTGCCGAAGAGGCTGAAGAGGATACATACGACCGTATGGTGAGCCGCACGCCGGGTTCATCGTGGTTGGGCTAG
- a CDS encoding DUF2188 domain-containing protein: MSKGPKTHHVVPNPAGGWDVKRGGASRASSHHETKQDAVDRGREISRNQQSELRIHNRDGRIASSDSHGGDPFPPKG, encoded by the coding sequence ATGAGTAAGGGACCGAAGACCCATCACGTCGTGCCGAACCCGGCAGGCGGATGGGATGTGAAGCGTGGCGGCGCATCCCGCGCCAGCAGCCACCATGAAACCAAGCAGGACGCCGTTGATCGCGGACGTGAAATCAGCCGCAACCAGCAAAGCGAACTGCGTATCCACAACCGCGACGGACGGATCGCCAGCAGTGACAGCCACGGTGGCGACCCGTTCCCGCCGAAAGGCTAA
- a CDS encoding type II toxin-antitoxin system HipA family toxin gives MSNVSVLNVNLYGEPIGTLTNLGGDRTIFAFTDEYIENPDRPTLGLAFKDEFGELYTDFRPYQKRVMPFFSNLLPEGHLRKYLAEQAGVNPEREFYLLWALGHDLPGAITITPADGEAWPPDAADGADDHGDDQRENALRFSLAGVQLKFSAVMEASGGLTIPASGVGGSWIVKLPSREFAGVPENEFSMMKLAGLIGMNVPAIDLVSIDAIKNLPEGIDKIGNHAFVIERFDRLSDGSRVHIEDFAQVYGLYPEDKYGNGTFRNIAQVIAAEGNDADIIEYVRRLTFNMLIGNADMHMKNWSLIYPDRRYVSLAPAYDFVATVPYIPGDATNMKISRAKVFSAFSVDELEHLAVKASIPRKMAIDAAQETVQAFREHWGTEAANLPMSDEVRSAVEDHMKTVPILEELS, from the coding sequence ATGAGTAATGTCTCCGTGCTGAACGTAAACCTGTATGGCGAGCCCATTGGCACGCTCACCAATCTTGGCGGCGATCGCACCATCTTTGCCTTCACCGACGAGTACATCGAAAATCCTGACAGGCCGACCCTCGGGCTCGCCTTCAAGGATGAATTCGGGGAACTCTATACGGATTTTCGGCCCTATCAGAAGCGCGTCATGCCCTTCTTCTCAAACCTTCTTCCCGAAGGCCATCTGCGCAAATACCTGGCCGAACAGGCGGGCGTGAATCCCGAACGAGAATTCTATCTGCTTTGGGCGCTTGGCCATGACCTGCCCGGCGCGATCACGATCACCCCTGCTGACGGTGAAGCCTGGCCGCCGGATGCGGCCGATGGCGCCGATGATCATGGCGATGATCAGCGAGAGAATGCTTTGCGGTTTTCGCTGGCAGGCGTTCAGCTCAAGTTTTCCGCCGTGATGGAAGCTAGTGGCGGGCTGACCATTCCCGCCTCTGGTGTCGGGGGCTCCTGGATCGTGAAGCTACCCTCGCGTGAATTCGCAGGCGTCCCTGAAAATGAATTCTCGATGATGAAGCTGGCCGGCCTTATCGGGATGAACGTCCCTGCCATCGATCTGGTCAGTATCGATGCGATCAAGAACCTGCCCGAGGGTATCGATAAGATCGGCAACCATGCCTTTGTGATCGAGCGGTTTGATCGCCTTTCCGACGGGTCGCGCGTGCATATCGAGGATTTTGCGCAGGTCTATGGGCTCTATCCCGAAGACAAATACGGCAATGGCACATTCCGCAACATCGCCCAGGTGATCGCCGCCGAAGGTAATGATGCCGACATCATCGAATATGTCCGGCGCCTGACCTTCAACATGCTGATCGGCAATGCTGATATGCACATGAAGAACTGGTCACTGATCTATCCGGACAGGCGGTATGTCTCGCTGGCACCAGCTTATGATTTTGTGGCGACTGTGCCCTACATTCCGGGTGATGCGACCAACATGAAGATCAGCCGTGCCAAGGTGTTTTCGGCATTCTCGGTTGATGAGCTAGAGCACCTTGCCGTCAAAGCATCGATCCCGAGGAAGATGGCGATCGACGCGGCCCAAGAGACGGTTCAGGCTTTTCGGGAGCATTGGGGCACAGAAGCGGCAAACCTGCCGATGAGTGATGAGGTCAGGTCTGCCGTTGAGGATCACATGAAGACAGTGCCCATCCTGGAAGAACTTTCATAG
- a CDS encoding helix-turn-helix domain-containing protein, whose product MTNSLGEKIRRLRKEQKLTLDKLAELTGSSKSYIWELENKNPPRPSAEKLAKIAEVLGVTIEYLLDEKQAITEEDAVDAQFYREYKHMDPDTKEKIREMVKLWGKPG is encoded by the coding sequence ATGACCAACAGCCTGGGAGAGAAGATTCGCCGCTTACGGAAGGAGCAAAAGCTCACGCTTGACAAACTTGCCGAGCTCACCGGCTCCAGCAAAAGCTACATATGGGAACTGGAGAACAAGAACCCGCCGCGTCCATCGGCGGAGAAGCTGGCCAAGATTGCAGAAGTACTTGGTGTCACGATTGAATACCTGCTCGATGAAAAGCAGGCGATAACCGAGGAAGACGCCGTCGATGCGCAGTTCTATCGTGAATACAAACACATGGACCCTGATACCAAAGAAAAAATCCGCGAGATGGTAAAGCTGTGGGGGAAACCCGGATGA